The genome window ccgcagccgcagcagcGGCGCAATGGGGCAGCGAAATGTATCCCAATATACAGCAGCAGGCCCAACAGCATCTCAGTgcccagcagcaacagcagcagcagcaacagaatgCAGCGCAGGTCGCTGCTCAGGCAGCGGCAgccgctgcagcagcagcgaaTCAGCCGCAAAGCCCGCCCGGTGGAACAGAGCCAAGGGACAATGTTGGCAGCGGCGATGGacgccagcagcagcagcaacaacaggtGTCCCCCTCATCCAGTCCATATCCGTCggtgcagcagcaacagcgaGCCAATGGGGCAAGCGACGAGGATGCCATGAATCAGGTGGGACTccaaaacgaaatataaagcACAAGAAACACTTGACTAACCATTTACCTTTCTACCATTCTTACCTTTTTCGTATAGCTTGccaaccagcagcaacagcaatccGTAAATCAAAATAGCAACGAAACACAACAACATGCAACCAGTAACGCTGCAGGCGGCGAAACGGGCGGCGGCAATCCACATCCGCCGGGCGGCGATCCCAGCAATGGGCAGCAGCAATTCCAAACGCCCGACTACTATGCCCACTCACGTCATGCAGGACCGCAGGGCGGCCTGATGGCGCCGCCTGGTTTCCCGCCCTTGCACTATCTCAATAAATCTGGTCTACCCGGCATGGAGCAGAATGGAGCAGCCGAATCGTCGACATATACATTGCCGCCCGAATTGCTGCCGGGCCAACAGAATGGTGCACCCAGCAATACGAATGCCGGCAATGCAAACGAAACGCCACCAACAAATGGTCCGACGCCATCTCAGACTGGCGGTCGAACTGGCAATGGCCCGGGACGTCCGCACAAGAATAAGCCCCACAGTGATTTGCGTCTATTCAAGTGCCTTACCTGCGGCAAGGACTTCAAGCAGAAGAGCACGCTACTGCAACACGATCGCATACACACAGATGCCCGGCCATTTCCCTGCTCCGAGTGTGGCAAACGTTTCCGTCAGCAATCGCATTTGACGCAACATTTACGCATCCATGCCAACGAAAAGCCCTTCACCTGCCCGTACTGTTCGCGCAGCTTTCGACAGCGAGCCATACTCAATCAGCATATACGCATCCATTCGGGTGAGAAGCCCTTCGCCTGCCCCGAGTGCGGCAAGCACTTTCGCCAGAAGGCCATCCTCAATCAGCATGTGCGCACCCACCAAGGCGAGCGACGACAACTTAACAACAACCAATTTTTGTTAGGGACCGACCCAGGCCCAAAACCACTAGATCCAgatccagatccagatctaTATCCAGACCTAAATCTAGATCTAGACAATCACCAACAATCTTTTGGCACAACAATTGCCCTTGCAAAATTTACATGCAACATCCCAAAAACTTTTAGATCAATTGAattgaaacaacaacaaaaaaaaactcatcATTTTCCAAATTCAAAATGCACTcagaaaaaaaattcgaaTACAATTACGAAACgattcatatacatatgtacatacatatatgcttaTATGAAATTTATCTAAATTATAATTCAAAATTcgaatttggtttttattaaagaaatagaaattctTTGTTTGTCATCCCGAAAGAAAGTAAagaaatgtgaaaaaaaaattggttgTAAATTCGATTTAGATTTCTGGATTAATAtcgatttttgtttgttatgtTGTCCCTTACTGAGCTAAGGAAGTCTCTGATTTTTTCTCTGAGTGTGCAAGTCCCTTAGCAATTAGTTGATTCGTTGagatgaataataatgattaGTTGGCCCTGCGCTCAACAATCTCAACCAGTCAACTTAAGGTTaagaattttcatttttcctttttttcataATGTCAATTCGTTTCAAAGACTTGTTAAAAACGATTTATGTGCCAAGTTTGAGAGCTGCTAACAGTCGAtgaatttttctttgattCATTCTATGTACAATCGGTTCCTGCGGATCAATACGTCATCCACGAATTCACCTCAATTGCCATCGAATCTCCACACAGATGTGTCACCGCATCTCATTTTCAAGAATGGTCCACATCCGACGCTGTGGCCCTCGGATGTACCATTTCCGGGCGATGAACCAGACACGAAAGGCGATATCGCTGGCGGTGGAGGAGGCTACCATGATGATGACTCGCAGGGTACACCGGATGGTAGCGGTGGCATGCATTATCCCTCATACTTCAAGGATGGCAAGGGTGAGACCACAACAATCTGGATCCCAACCATCTAATCTAATCTTTGCGTATTAATGAACAGGTCAAAAGATTCTACCGGAGGTGCTTCAACATATTGGCGCTAGGCCAGCGAATATGCCACTCTATGTACGGTGCCCAATTTGTGATAAGGAGTTCAAACAAAAGACCACTCTGCTGCAGCACGGTTGCATCCACATCGAATCACGACCATATCCGTGTCCCGAGTGCGGTAAACGTTTCCGTCAGCAATCGCATTTAACTCAACACTTGcgtatacatacaaatgaaAAGCCATTCGGTTGTATGTACTGTCCGCGTTTCTTCCGCCAGAGAACTATACTGAATCAGGtaagagaagagaagagaatgATACCCAAATATTTCAAGTATTCTGTCAAGGTTTTTGAAGCTTATGTTGTTAGCTAATCATCTTATTTTAACACTAAGACACTTTGAATGTTCTTATTGGCGAATCTATGGCTAGATTAGTTAGTTTCCAACAAGATTGTGATAAGATGCTATCCTCTAAAGAATTAACTGATGACAATAAGAACATAATAAGCTCAGAATGAGAATAAGATTTGTCTTCAATTTTTACCATTAAATATCTCAAAGTATTCATTGCAATGCTTAACGATCTTTTAATCATTTTCTAAATTGATTAAACTCTTATTTTCTTACAGCACTTGCGCATTCATACAGGGGAAAAGCCTTATAAATGCGGCCAGTGTGGCAAGGATTTCAGACAGAAGGCCATCTTGGATCAGCATACGCGTACCCACCAGGTAGTTGTAGCTTAAACCGATCTACATGAATTGAATTCTCAATGAAGTTGTAGACGAACTGTATACTCATTTATATTCATTCGATattctttgtgtgtgtgtgtgtatatatagggAGATCGACCCTTCTGCTGTCCCATGCCCAATTGTCGACGACGATTTGCCACTGAGAATGAGGTGACAAAACATATTGATAATCATATGAATCCCAATACCACCAAAGTGCGAcgtcagcaacagcagcaacatggCCAGCAggtgcaacagcagcagcagcagcaacagcagcagcagcaacaacagcaacaacaacagaataaCAATAATACTGTAAGCCATCTAATGAACGATGCCAAAAGCCATTTGGCAGCACAACAATTCCTcacgaacaacaacaataatccATCGTCGGTGGACAACAAATCCAATATATTGCCAGTGAGAAGTTTAGCAGCAGCAAATGCGGCAGCCGCCGCTGTTGTCCAGCAGTCGGTGGTCAAGAATGAGCTATACTTCCCACAATGCTATGGACCACCATTTCAGCATACCTTCcagcagcagccgcaacagcaacagcagccaagTGTGGCGCATGCAAATGGCGGTGGGCCGACGCCACCAGTAACGGTAACGGTGGCAAATTCTGTGGCGCCCGGCGGTGGTGTGGTGGTGCAACAGAATCCAGCCACATCAGTAGTGGCTCAGTGACATCCCACCACTGGAGCGGcaccgcaacaacaacaacagcagcagcaatctagtgcacaacaacagcagcagcatcatacAACGGCACAAccagcacaacaacaacaacagcaacaacaacaatccaCAACAACGGATAATGGATCATCCGTATCGTCAGTGAGTGTACCACAAACGGTGACACTTTCAATAACCCtaccaccgccaccgccgGCAGCTCATCACACGCCGCATTCAGTCCATCATGGTGGACATGCAGAGCATGGGGTAGCTGCCGCACCACCCACCGCTGCTGCACCACCGCCACCTCCCTCTCTATCACACGCAATACCAATACATCCACACATACACTCAATATTTGGATCTCTATGATGTCATCAATAAGAGCTCCCCGAtaccatcaccatcaccagcCCCCCGCTCGCTTACTTCCACCCTGCCCCCCCTTATGGAACACACCATTAAGTTATCCTAGCTAAAAATGTGCACATACGTAATTCTTCTAGtgtttacatatacatacatatataggtatatgtatatatatattaatttcatttgttttatgtttaatGCTGATTTTTATACacagtttttattatttttttttaacacaaCACAAAACATAGTTTTGGCagctaaacaaaaaacaaaaacaaaacaaactaaataaaactaaaaaaaaaagaggaaaaaatgtaaaaacaagaCGAGTACTAGTCTTTTCGAAAAGGACTCTAAACTCCTTTTACACAACAAAAtcgataaacaaaacaaaagaaaacacaaaaacaaaaaaaaaagagaaaagagaaagTGAAATGAGAAGAGCAACCAAAACACAACGTTATACGATTCCTTTTGTTTATAACTTTCGTTTTAAGATCTTCATATTTGCATTAAAGACTACACCTACACCaatacaaaatacacacacactcacacacacacacacacacacacacagcaaccAACTAGAATTTCATCATGACTTAAGTTATACGATTTTTATCATAGgtcagatagagagagaaagagagcgagagagagagaaaaagtatGTTTTAAACAAATGAATGGAATGTTAGATTTAAAATGACAATTAGACAGAACAACTGAACAATTATGGTAGTAGAAAGAGAAGGCGAAATGGGAAGAAGAGAAAAGGGTGAAGGGAGTACGATGACGAAGACGCAAAGGGGGGATTTAAAATAAGGACATTTGTATATGGACTAATACGGATGGATGGGCTCAGagcaatttgttttgattttctttctaTGTCGCAGAGAATGTTGAGCAgctaaacaaaaactaaaagaaaaagaaaaaaaacaaaaacaaaagaaaacatgaaaatgaattattactataattataattattatcattattattattattataattataattattatttttattatagacACTTTTAACCATGCTCCATGCagaaaaatttttcattttcgtagattttaaacaaaaataatttctcTTTGAATTAAAATGTGATTTTATcaatatgcatatacataatttgcaatctataaatttattcaatataatatatatatatatatatatatatatatatatatatatatagatttgaTGATTTATTGTCTTCCCATTTgagttttgtttgtatttcgtttagttctttcatatgattattattattattattattattaatctTGCTTTTGTTctcttaatatttaattttgtttagtCTTACATTTAGTTAGATTCGGCATTTGTTTGAATGTTACttttacatacacacaaaacacacacacacacacacaaacacacacacagagagcaAAACTATGCAAAAATAGTGAcaaatgcaattgaaattTGAGTGACTATTTAGGTGCCATATCCCATTAAAAAGAGAAATCGAACCCAAACCCAATCCAATCTTTAAAAATCTGCCCCTCCTCCTTCTTCCTTTTCCTGTTCTTAGTTACTGCAATAATCAGGTAGACACATCCTTTTCAAATCCTTTGTTCTGTTCGCTACCAAAACTGTGTGAAAcctaagtatatatacatagaagagaatataacaacaacaacaacaaacaaataattaaataaacaaacaaatttagtTTCCTATACAAATTTTCCAATGTACCGTTAACGCATTTATAATTGTTATACTAATCAAATAGCGTACAATTTCCTACACACGAGATATGAACACAATAAACATTTGATTACATAATAAAAGCGAGAGAAatagagagcgagagagagtgagtgagagagagagagagagaagaaaatgAAAGCTTAGCTTAAGTTTAGTTATCTATCATTTACTCATTATTTAATCTATATCTTATAtctctatttctatttctaattcTATTTTGTATAGTGAATTACGAATAAGTTCTTCAATTGATttcaatgtgtttttttttttttgatttgatttgatttgtttcTCTTAGGTTATGTttgctttatatatatatataaacatatattttatttaattgataaataaacaaaatattataaacatattacatatattttaaattatgatTTGTCCATTCACGTTTTgttcatttgatttgattttttttgctatATTCTCTCCGCATTCAATCACAGTTGATAATTTTGCATTATaatcattattttttgttgaaataattcaattttattctATGAAATAAATGGGGCaacagtcacacacacacacacacacacacacacacacacacacacacacacacactttttatatacattttcgTTTGATGGGCGCGTCAGATTCTTGCGATACAAGAAGCATTACAATACGTTTTATATAAGTTTTTCCGCATTCAAAATTGTACATAGCAAATGTTTTCGGCaactaaaagaaaagcaaaacaacaacaacaacagcaacaacaataacaacaaacaaaagttttaTAGTATATAGAAAGTTCTCTCACCCAAAACCCTAAAACGAGAGAAGcaaacacaaagaaaagaaaacgaatataaaaattgaaaacaaaaaaaaaaaaacaaaaaaaaatcaacctGTTTTGGCATTGTAAAAAGTTAGtcgaaatttttttaaaattcattttaggcccaatggaagaaaaaaattgataattgCATGTTTTTGGCACTACAACAAATTTATACGATAGCTTTTATTGGAATTATTGGATTTGCtataaacaaattacaaaaatacaaaggaaaaatttaaaatacttagcatacttttaggccTTTTagacaaaattttaaaataattcttTTTTGGCTTTACGATACGaggaaaattgcaaaaacaaaaaaaaaacacaaaaaccaaaaaaaaatcccaaaaaaaaacggaaacgaaatgaaacaagacaccttttggctttaaaatcaaaattatgtttagtttaagtttaaaactaaaactctAAGAAAGAATATATCAAATCAAATTGTGGCAAATTGATGCTATAATTccaataaaagcaaaaaaaaaaaacttagaCTGAATGTCACTGTGATAAATgcaaagtaaaacaaaaacaaaacataaaagcaaaaaaaaaaacaaaaacaaaaacaatttataaccAACTAAAAAACGataaacgataaaacttttgtaaatttttaggcattaaaaacaaaattaaaaacgttaaaaaaataccaaaaaaaaaggaaattcttAAGatctaaacaaaatttaagaaagaaaagaaaaaacgagaaaaaaatgCTCCATAAATcctataaatatatttataatttttcttatgATTTTActctaatttcaatttgaattcacTTATAATTTTTGTAGTTGCAAGCAAAACCACACATAGAGAAAACGAGAGAAAGcatgagagagagatagacacacagagagatagatagagagagagagagagagagaaaactaGTTGAAAGAAGTTTGAATAAAAAAACGGTCCCCAGTTAGCCAGCTGCTTCAGTGGAATCACGAGAAAGAATATATTGAATAATACCCGATATtcaaaggaaaaacaaaaaaacaattaccCGGCctagacaaaacaaaaaaaaaacgaaaaacaaaacaagctTAGaatgagagacagagatacaCGAAAGAGAGACACAAAAGCCTAGAATAGAAAAAAGGGGCTAAAACCGAACCGAATCcgatcaaaacaaaaacccagaTGAGTACCGAACCGAACCGAACCGCACCCGAACCCACAATTAAATAGTTAAAGATACAATGAGAAGCaatcaaataaatgaataaatagaTTTGCTTAAGAACGGAAAATGTAcgttacatataaaaaaaaaccaaaacctaAACCTAAACCTAAACCtaaaccaacaacaatagcccaattttaaaataaccAATAGTACAAATACAAGTAATTTTTATAGCAGAAATTTAATAATTGCAGTCTCAAAAGCAtaatacatacacacagacacacacacacacacaaacttaAACACACCAAATCAATAAGaaaccaaacacacacacacacacacacacagcagaAAGGAAAAGGCAAGGATATCATGATATcatgacaaaaacaaaaccaaaaacccaaaaacaaaacccaaaaaagcAATCATCATGGCacatgaaaacaaaaaaaaatgattaccaaaacccaaaaattaaaaaaaaaaacgtgaaCGAAAATTCGAAAGCTGCTTTTCGTTAGAAATACTtgacaaaccaaaaaaacaaaaaccaaaaaagataaattttgaaaagaaaaatgagaaaaccaacaaagaaaaTGTAACAAATTCCTTTCTTCTTAAAAATGATTATACATAATAACGAATTGCTAAATcataaaagaaaatgaaaattataacatatttaaaaacaaaaacaaaagagaaaacacacagatacacacacacacgcagacaaAAGAAAACGGGAAAACgcataacaaaaatttataaaacttCCGGCTTACACCTTCAGAACCAtaagaactaaaagaaatctCATAGATATTGCCTaccacaacaaacaaacaaacaaacaacaacaacaacaacaaacaagatacaaaACAGAAGAGATAACGAAAGGGTGGAAAGGGGGGACTCAACCTCCCCCCTACCTACCTGACTCTCTCtgtcatatatacatatatagtatacaaatataattgAGTACAGCCGCTTTCTGCAATAGTGATAATAGTTTTAAGTCAACCAccaacaaataacaacaacaatgcaacaaacaacaaacaacaacaacaacaaatcaacaagaatgaaacagaaattgaaacaacaaacaattgaattgagaacaaatgaaaatgtgtaagtatataattaataaactaaatgaataataatgaaacgaataacaatattatttaaaataattcaattgaattgagCAAtgaatatatgaatatatgtatgacaAAATGCccattaaaaaagaaacacactaacacacacacgcacacacacacacacacacacatgtaaaagaaaaaatataaaatgttttCGTTTTGAATATATCCCGCGAATACATACAAacgaagaaaaacaaaaactgatttttttaGTTGAATTCTCAAAATGTCAACACGAAAATTGTCGTCACTAAACACACAGACAtccacactcatacacacacacacacacacacacacacagacacacagacatacatatatatatattaaaagaaaaaaaaaaggaaaagaacaaaaaaaagaaaaaactaaataatgaaaaccaaaaaatgcttatacttaaataacatttatattatattgtatggtgtattatattttttaatgtattaatGCATACTCTTCTATATACCTAGTATATACGATATATATCTACTTATATTtgacataaaaaacaaaaaccaaaaatattaaaaaacaaataaggTCACTTCATTCAAAGAGAGAcggagacagagacagagacagagaaagaaatGGAGAAAGTGGAAAAAGAGAAATGAAAAGAGAGTAGAGAAGCAATTGCCAGTTGTAAAATAGAACCAATGAAACTGTTTTCATTTAActgaaaagtaaaaaaaaaaccaaaaaacaaaaaaaaaaccataaagaGAATCGATCAACAATAGCCTCGTTAGTTTTTAATGTCAATGAATGATGATCCGGTATCAAAGAAAGAGACTATTGCAAAAAGGACTAAACGGAACACAAAATGGTTGGAGCGGTTCCACTATCCTCAGAAAGATAATGAATTGAAACCTTAATTCGCCACTagacacacacccacacacacacacacacttacatgCCTCTACATACTGACACACAACTGTACAGATGGAATTtaatatatagatacatatacatatagctATGTATAGGTACAATCAGAGAAATCAATGAGCATCACCAGAATTTCGGCCTCATTATACAACCGcggcttgtgtgtgtgtgtgtgtgtgtgtgtataatgTGTGTGTAAATGCGTATTAGAAAGAGAGTGGACCGCTCTGTTTATCCATTAATTATCacattttttcttgtttctcATCGCCTTTTCGTTGAGTCCTTTTGCAATATGTCCACAAAACAAGCAgcaaagagaaaaataaaaaaaaatacaacaaccaCACAATGTGCCCATAGaactaataatttatttatacttaTTATAACAAATGTATATCAAATTGttgctcctttttttgggCAACAAAACGCGAAGCCCATACACAAATGAAATAGTACCGAAAATATTTTATCGAATTTTTTACAAGCCCccgaaaaatacatatacatatatcgacaaaaacccaaaataacaaaataacaaaaaaaaacaaagaagcGAAAGCAAATAGTAAATGTCGACAGATGAAACCGAAACCcaaaagagaagaagaaacaaataaataaaagaagaagttAACTAGCAAGAACATAGTaacatttaataacaaacaaacaaacaaacaaaaaaaaaaggaaaaagaaaaaaatcaaaagaaaaaaaccttaTTTGATTTAGTattaagcaaaataaaagaataataataattgaagcaatgaaattaatattaattttttttttgttttaaattgcGCACTACAAGAATGaatcaatcaaatcaaatacCAAATAATATTACCGTTAACCATAGAAACCGCCCCCCTCTCCCCCCCGAACCCCCCTCAGATTACCTTTGTTTAGTTTAACAAGCAGACAAAACACTTTGTTATATgggcatttatttattatatatttaaacataaTTATGTACTATGGCAGTTTGTAATGATTATAAACAATTGACAGGGACTACtaattaaaatagaaatagctGATCATGTCTCACAAGCGAGAAAGaacgacagagagagagagagagatagacagacaAAAAACCATAGAAAGgaatgttttttgtgttttttatgtatttgaacattattatttttgaatattttgtttgttctttGTTAAGGTAAATGAGAAGTCGAAACTGTACATAGATCAAATGCAAACAATAGCACCAATATATAAAACTCACGactaatttacatatatatgtcaataaatcaaatatatatatatatatatatttttgttttctgcaaaaTACTTAGCCAAATACGCGAGTCCGCATCAATTTTTTGAATGCACTCAACA of Drosophila willistoni isolate 14030-0811.24 chromosome XR unlocalized genomic scaffold, UCI_dwil_1.1 Seg8, whole genome shotgun sequence contains these proteins:
- the LOC6645723 gene encoding zinc finger protein 250 isoform X1, whose product is MAINFSASFAACIAAGLKVPRQIMYCITQDTGQPYVLYKDSQEAERNPAAAAAAAQWGSEMYPNIQQQAQQHLSAQQQQQQQQQNAAQVAAQAAAAAAAAANQPQSPPGGTEPRDNVGSGDGRQQQQQQQVSPSSSPYPSVQQQQRANGASDEDAMNQLANQQQQQSVNQNSNETQQHATSNAAGGETGGGNPHPPGGDPSNGQQQFQTPDYYAHSRHAGPQGGLMAPPGFPPLHYLNKSGLPGMEQNGAAESSTYTLPPELLPGQQNGAPSNTNAGNANETPPTNGPTPSQTGGRTGNGPGRPHKNKPHSDLRLFKCLTCGKDFKQKSTLLQHDRIHTDARPFPCSECGKRFRQQSHLTQHLRIHANEKPFTCPYCSRSFRQRAILNQHIRIHSGEKPFACPECGKHFRQKAILNQHVRTHQDVSPHLIFKNGPHPTLWPSDVPFPGDEPDTKGDIAGGGGGYHDDDSQGTPDGSGGMHYPSYFKDGKGQKILPEVLQHIGARPANMPLYVRCPICDKEFKQKTTLLQHGCIHIESRPYPCPECGKRFRQQSHLTQHLRIHTNEKPFGCMYCPRFFRQRTILNQHLRIHTGEKPYKCGQCGKDFRQKAILDQHTRTHQVGDRPFCCPMPNCRRRFATENEVTKHIDNHMNPNTTKVRRQQQQQHGQQVQQQQQQQQQQQQQQQQQQNNNNTVSHLMNDAKSHLAAQQFLTNNNNNPSSVDNKSNILPVRSLAAANAAAAAVVQQSVVKNELYFPQCYGPPFQHTFQQQPQQQQQPSVAHANGGGPTPPVTVTVANSVAPGGGVVVQQNPATSVVAQ
- the LOC6645723 gene encoding endothelial zinc finger protein induced by tumor necrosis factor alpha isoform X4 translates to MAINFSASFAACIAAGLKVPRQIMYCITQDTGQPYVLYKDSQEAERNPAAAAAAAQWGSEMYPNIQQQAQQHLSAQQQQQQQQQNAAQVAAQAAAAAAAAANQPQSPPGGTEPRDNVGSGDGRQQQQQQQVSPSSSPYPSVQQQQRANGASDEDAMNQLANQQQQQSVNQNSNETQQHATSNAAGGETGGGNPHPPGGDPSNGQQQFQTPDYYAHSRHAGPQGGLMAPPGFPPLHYLNKSGLPGMEQNGAAESSTYTLPPELLPGQQNGAPSNTNAGNANETPPTNGPTPSQTGGRTGNGPGRPHKNKPHSDLRLFKCLTCGKDFKQKSTLLQHDRIHTDARPFPCSECGKRFRQQSHLTQHLRIHANEKPFTCPYCSRSFRQRAILNQHIRIHSDVSPHLIFKNGPHPTLWPSDVPFPGDEPDTKGDIAGGGGGYHDDDSQGTPDGSGGMHYPSYFKDGKGQKILPEVLQHIGARPANMPLYVRCPICDKEFKQKTTLLQHGCIHIESRPYPCPECGKRFRQQSHLTQHLRIHTNEKPFGCMYCPRFFRQRTILNQHLRIHTGEKPYKCGQCGKDFRQKAILDQHTRTHQGDRPFCCPMPNCRRRFATENEVTKHIDNHMNPNTTKVRRQQQQQHGQQVQQQQQQQQQQQQQQQQQQNNNNTVSHLMNDAKSHLAAQQFLTNNNNNPSSVDNKSNILPVRSLAAANAAAAAVVQQSVVKNELYFPQCYGPPFQHTFQQQPQQQQQPSVAHANGGGPTPPVTVTVANSVAPGGGVVVQQNPATSVVAQ
- the LOC6645723 gene encoding zinc finger protein 250 isoform X2; the protein is MAINFSASFAACIAAGLKVPRQIMYCITQDTGQPYVLYKDSQEAERNPAAAAAAAQWGSEMYPNIQQQAQQHLSAQQQQQQQQQNAAQVAAQAAAAAAAAANQPQSPPGGTEPRDNVGSGDGRQQQQQQQVSPSSSPYPSVQQQQRANGASDEDAMNQLANQQQQQSVNQNSNETQQHATSNAAGGETGGGNPHPPGGDPSNGQQQFQTPDYYAHSRHAGPQGGLMAPPGFPPLHYLNKSGLPGMEQNGAAESSTYTLPPELLPGQQNGAPSNTNAGNANETPPTNGPTPSQTGGRTGNGPGRPHKNKPHSDLRLFKCLTCGKDFKQKSTLLQHDRIHTDARPFPCSECGKRFRQQSHLTQHLRIHANEKPFTCPYCSRSFRQRAILNQHIRIHSGEKPFACPECGKHFRQKAILNQHVRTHQDVSPHLIFKNGPHPTLWPSDVPFPGDEPDTKGDIAGGGGGYHDDDSQGTPDGSGGMHYPSYFKDGKGQKILPEVLQHIGARPANMPLYVRCPICDKEFKQKTTLLQHGCIHIESRPYPCPECGKRFRQQSHLTQHLRIHTNEKPFGCMYCPRFFRQRTILNQHLRIHTGEKPYKCGQCGKDFRQKAILDQHTRTHQGDRPFCCPMPNCRRRFATENEVTKHIDNHMNPNTTKVRRQQQQQHGQQVQQQQQQQQQQQQQQQQQQNNNNTVSHLMNDAKSHLAAQQFLTNNNNNPSSVDNKSNILPVRSLAAANAAAAAVVQQSVVKNELYFPQCYGPPFQHTFQQQPQQQQQPSVAHANGGGPTPPVTVTVANSVAPGGGVVVQQNPATSVVAQ
- the LOC6645723 gene encoding endothelial zinc finger protein induced by tumor necrosis factor alpha isoform X3; this encodes MAINFSASFAACIAAGLKVPRQIMYCITQDTGQPYVLYKDSQEAERNPAAAAAAAQWGSEMYPNIQQQAQQHLSAQQQQQQQQQNAAQVAAQAAAAAAAAANQPQSPPGGTEPRDNVGSGDGRQQQQQQQVSPSSSPYPSVQQQQRANGASDEDAMNQLANQQQQQSVNQNSNETQQHATSNAAGGETGGGNPHPPGGDPSNGQQQFQTPDYYAHSRHAGPQGGLMAPPGFPPLHYLNKSGLPGMEQNGAAESSTYTLPPELLPGQQNGAPSNTNAGNANETPPTNGPTPSQTGGRTGNGPGRPHKNKPHSDLRLFKCLTCGKDFKQKSTLLQHDRIHTDARPFPCSECGKRFRQQSHLTQHLRIHANEKPFTCPYCSRSFRQRAILNQHIRIHSDVSPHLIFKNGPHPTLWPSDVPFPGDEPDTKGDIAGGGGGYHDDDSQGTPDGSGGMHYPSYFKDGKGQKILPEVLQHIGARPANMPLYVRCPICDKEFKQKTTLLQHGCIHIESRPYPCPECGKRFRQQSHLTQHLRIHTNEKPFGCMYCPRFFRQRTILNQHLRIHTGEKPYKCGQCGKDFRQKAILDQHTRTHQVGDRPFCCPMPNCRRRFATENEVTKHIDNHMNPNTTKVRRQQQQQHGQQVQQQQQQQQQQQQQQQQQQNNNNTVSHLMNDAKSHLAAQQFLTNNNNNPSSVDNKSNILPVRSLAAANAAAAAVVQQSVVKNELYFPQCYGPPFQHTFQQQPQQQQQPSVAHANGGGPTPPVTVTVANSVAPGGGVVVQQNPATSVVAQ